Below is a genomic region from Actinomycetota bacterium.
ATAAAAAATGAGTGTAAATGAGATAAAAATAGCTGATAACTTATATATATATTCAAGTTCAAGATATCATAATATCAACTCAAGTGCATTTTTAACAAGGGAAGGGGTATTAATTATTGACACTATGCTTTTTCCTGATGATATGAAAAGAGTTAGGAGACTAGTAAAACTTAGAGAACCTAAAGGTATAAAAGATATAATTAATACTCATTATCACTTAGATCATACATGCGGAAATGCAATATTTAATGATGCAAGAATTATAGCTCTTGATTTATGCAGGGATATGATGAAAAGACATGGTAAAGAGATTTTAGAGGAATTTGCAAAGGTTGAGCCTGAAATTGAGGGCACAGAAATTAATTTACCAAATATTACTTTTAATAAGAAAGCAAATTTATTTTTTAAAGATGAAGAGTTTGAGTTAATTTCAACACCAGGTCATTCTCCAGATTCAATTTGTGTCTATTGGAAAAATAAAGAAATTCTATTTGCTGGTGATACTGTTATTCCAGTTCCGTATTTCTATTACGGTAATAGGGAGAAACTCATAAAAACATTAGTGGATATAATTGCTCTTAAACCAAAATTGATTATACAGGGACATGGCATGCCAATTCAAGAGGAAAACATAGAAAAAGAATTGAATTCAAAGATTAAATATCTTAAAAAAATTAATGAAATTGTAAAAGAATCTATTGAAACTAAACTATCAAAGAGGGAAATTTATAGAATCTCTATAGATAAGTGTGGAATTGAAAAAGATCCTGATCCAGATGATTCATTTTGGATAAGGGATATACATATATCTAACTTAGCAAGAGTTTATAGAGATTTGAAATAAGGTAAAATTAGAAATAGAAATTGTTTTTATAGTATGAAAGGAGGAAGAATTGACAGTTCCGATAGTCTCCATAGTAGGAAAATCAAAATCTGGAAAAACAAGTCTATTAGAGAAATTGATACCTGAATTAAGGGGTAGAGGTTATAGTGTTGGTGTTATAAAGCATGATATTCATGATCATGAGATAGATATACCAGGAAAAGACTCATATAAGATAAAAAAAGCTGGTGCTGAAACCATTATTATTTCTTCTCCTAAAAAAATTTCTATGGTAAAAGATGTATCAAATAATGAAATCGATTTAGGATTATTGGCATTTAAATATTTAGAGAATGTGGATCTAATTCTAACTGAGGGATATAAGAAACAGGCATTTCCAAAAATAGAAGTTATAAGAAGTGAAGTATCTAAAGAACCAATATGCTCTCCAAAGGAAGTAATGGCTTTTATTTGTGATTTTCATATGAAATCATCAAGACCAGTTTTTGAAACAGAAGATATAAGAAAAGTTACAGATTTTATCGAAGATAGGTTTTTAATGAAAAGGAAGAAGGCAAAGATAAATTTATTAGTTGGAGGAAAAAGGATTCCTTTAAAAGGTTTTGTTCAAGATTTTATAGTAAATACGGTAAAGGGAATGATATCATCCTTGAAGAGAGTGGATAAAAAGAAAAAAATATATATAAGAATAGAGGAGGAAAAGTGATTACACCTGAAAAAGCTTTGCAAATTATCTTAGAAAATATTTCTATTTTAAAACCTAAGGATGTTCCTATATCAGATAGTTTAGGTTTGGTTGTTGCTGAGGATGTTTCTTCTGAAGAAAATATACCACCATTTGATAATTCAGCAATGGATGGATTTGCTGTTAGGTCAAAAGATACTGTAGGTGCATCTCCAAAAAATCCAGCAACTTTATTACTTAGAGGAGAGGCACTAATGGCTGGAACTACTCCTAAAGTTAAGCTAAA
It encodes:
- the mobB gene encoding molybdopterin-guanine dinucleotide biosynthesis protein B, which translates into the protein MTVPIVSIVGKSKSGKTSLLEKLIPELRGRGYSVGVIKHDIHDHEIDIPGKDSYKIKKAGAETIIISSPKKISMVKDVSNNEIDLGLLAFKYLENVDLILTEGYKKQAFPKIEVIRSEVSKEPICSPKEVMAFICDFHMKSSRPVFETEDIRKVTDFIEDRFLMKRKKAKINLLVGGKRIPLKGFVQDFIVNTVKGMISSLKRVDKKKKIYIRIEEEK
- a CDS encoding MBL fold metallo-hydrolase, translated to MSVNEIKIADNLYIYSSSRYHNINSSAFLTREGVLIIDTMLFPDDMKRVRRLVKLREPKGIKDIINTHYHLDHTCGNAIFNDARIIALDLCRDMMKRHGKEILEEFAKVEPEIEGTEINLPNITFNKKANLFFKDEEFELISTPGHSPDSICVYWKNKEILFAGDTVIPVPYFYYGNREKLIKTLVDIIALKPKLIIQGHGMPIQEENIEKELNSKIKYLKKINEIVKESIETKLSKREIYRISIDKCGIEKDPDPDDSFWIRDIHISNLARVYRDLK